The Streptomyces sp. P9-A4 genome contains a region encoding:
- a CDS encoding amino acid deaminase/aldolase yields the protein MTPRAADRARYDRATAHLDAPVAIVDLEAFDANAADLVRRAGGKPVRVASKSVRCRALLERVLAREGFAGIMSFTLDESLWLARAGFEDVLLAYPSADRSGFGELAHDPKLAAAVTVMVDDVAQLDLIDASRAGGTEEVRVCLELDTALSLLGGRVRIGARRSPLREPAELAELARSVVRRPGFRLVGIMAYEGHVAGVGDAVAGRPLRSRAIRLMQSAARRELAERRAAVVRAVRAVAPDLEFVNGGGTGSVQHTAAEDAVTEIAAGSGLFVPRLFDNYTSFSGRPAALFAQPVVRRPGVGVVTVLGGGYPASGVAGPDRLPVPYLPEGLRYDPQEGPGEVQTPLLGSPADDLRIGDKVWFRHAKAGELCERFENLRLVEGDRVTATVPTYRGEGMTFL from the coding sequence ATGACTCCCCGTGCCGCCGACCGGGCCCGCTACGACCGGGCCACCGCTCACCTCGACGCGCCCGTGGCGATCGTCGACCTGGAGGCCTTCGACGCCAACGCGGCGGACCTCGTACGCCGGGCCGGCGGAAAGCCGGTCCGGGTGGCGAGCAAGTCCGTGCGCTGCCGGGCGCTCCTGGAACGGGTGCTCGCGCGGGAGGGCTTCGCGGGCATCATGTCTTTCACCCTCGACGAGTCGTTGTGGCTGGCCCGCGCCGGTTTCGAGGACGTCCTGCTCGCGTACCCGTCGGCGGACCGTTCCGGTTTCGGGGAGCTGGCCCACGACCCGAAGCTGGCCGCCGCGGTGACCGTGATGGTCGACGACGTGGCGCAGCTGGACCTGATCGACGCCTCCCGCGCGGGTGGGACGGAAGAGGTCCGGGTCTGTCTGGAGCTGGACACCGCGCTGAGTCTGCTGGGCGGCCGGGTACGGATCGGTGCCCGTCGTTCCCCGCTGCGCGAGCCCGCGGAACTGGCCGAGCTGGCCCGCTCGGTGGTGCGGCGTCCCGGGTTCCGGCTGGTCGGGATCATGGCGTACGAGGGTCATGTCGCGGGTGTCGGTGACGCGGTCGCGGGCCGGCCGCTGCGGTCGCGGGCGATCCGGCTGATGCAGTCGGCGGCCCGCAGGGAGCTGGCGGAGCGCAGGGCGGCCGTGGTGCGGGCCGTGCGGGCGGTGGCGCCGGACCTGGAGTTCGTGAACGGCGGCGGCACGGGCAGCGTGCAGCACACGGCCGCCGAGGACGCGGTGACGGAGATCGCGGCGGGTTCGGGGCTGTTCGTGCCGCGGCTCTTCGACAACTACACGTCCTTCTCCGGCCGCCCGGCCGCGCTCTTCGCGCAGCCCGTCGTCCGTCGTCCGGGCGTCGGGGTGGTGACCGTCCTCGGCGGTGGTTACCCGGCGTCCGGGGTCGCCGGGCCGGACCGGCTCCCCGTCCCGTATCTGCCGGAGGGTCTGCGGTACGACCCGCAGGAGGGCCCCGGCGAGGTGCAGACCCCGCTGCTCGGCTCGCCGGCGGACGACCTGCGGATCGGCGACAAGGTGTGGTTCCGGCACGCGAAGGCCGGCGAGCTGTGCGAGCGCTTCGAGAACCTGCGTCTGGTCGAGGGCGACCGCGTCACGGCGACCGTGCCCACCTACCGCGGCGAGGGCATGACCTTCCTCTAG
- a CDS encoding aldehyde dehydrogenase family protein, protein MLQVLNPATEELVATVPAATPADIDAAVARATAAQRGWAAAAPADRARLLRRFAAVVDDHIEELARLEVTEAGHTIGNARWEAGNVRDLLDFAAGGVERLNGRQIPVAGGLDITILEPLGVVGVIAPWNFPMPIAAWATAPALAAGNAVLLKPAETTPLTALRLAGLALEAGLPEGLFQVLPGTGPVAGNALVEHPGIAKIVFTGSTRVGKSIMAKCADQVKRITLELGGKSPNIVFADADLEAAAAAAPMAFLDNSGQDCCARTRILVQRSAYDRFLALLTPAIEEIVVGDPLDERTRMGPLISRAQLDRVRSYVTDDLEAIRGKAPEGPGFWFPPTVLTDVPEDAPCAVEEIFGPVAVVLPFDDEADAIRLANATEYGLSGSIWTRDVGRALRVSRAVRAGNLSVNSHSSVRYWTPFGGYRQSGLGRELGPDALTAFTETKNVFISTEA, encoded by the coding sequence TTGCTCCAGGTACTGAACCCGGCGACCGAGGAACTCGTCGCCACCGTCCCCGCCGCCACCCCCGCCGACATCGACGCCGCCGTCGCACGGGCCACCGCCGCCCAGCGCGGCTGGGCCGCCGCCGCGCCCGCCGACCGGGCCCGGCTGCTCCGCCGCTTCGCCGCCGTCGTCGACGACCACATCGAGGAACTCGCCCGCCTGGAGGTCACCGAGGCCGGCCACACCATCGGCAACGCCCGCTGGGAGGCGGGCAACGTCCGCGACCTGCTCGACTTCGCCGCCGGGGGAGTGGAGCGCCTCAACGGCCGCCAGATCCCGGTGGCCGGCGGCCTCGACATCACGATCCTCGAACCGCTCGGGGTCGTCGGCGTCATCGCCCCCTGGAACTTCCCCATGCCGATCGCCGCCTGGGCCACCGCACCCGCCCTCGCCGCCGGCAACGCCGTCCTCCTCAAGCCCGCCGAGACCACCCCGCTCACCGCACTGCGGCTCGCCGGACTCGCCCTGGAGGCGGGCCTTCCCGAAGGCCTCTTCCAGGTCCTCCCCGGCACCGGCCCGGTCGCCGGGAACGCCCTCGTCGAACACCCCGGCATCGCCAAGATCGTCTTCACCGGCTCCACCCGCGTCGGAAAGTCGATCATGGCGAAGTGCGCCGACCAGGTGAAGCGGATCACCCTCGAACTCGGCGGCAAGAGCCCCAACATCGTCTTCGCCGACGCGGACCTGGAGGCCGCGGCGGCGGCGGCGCCGATGGCCTTCCTCGACAACAGCGGGCAGGACTGCTGCGCCCGTACCCGCATCCTCGTCCAGCGGAGCGCGTACGACCGCTTCCTCGCACTCCTCACCCCCGCCATCGAGGAGATCGTCGTCGGCGACCCGCTCGACGAGCGCACCCGGATGGGCCCCCTCATCTCCCGCGCCCAGCTCGACCGCGTCCGCTCCTACGTGACCGACGACCTCGAAGCCATCCGCGGCAAGGCCCCCGAGGGCCCCGGCTTCTGGTTCCCGCCGACCGTCCTCACCGATGTGCCCGAGGACGCGCCCTGCGCCGTCGAGGAGATCTTCGGCCCCGTCGCCGTCGTCCTCCCCTTCGACGACGAGGCCGACGCGATCCGCCTCGCCAACGCCACCGAGTACGGCCTGTCCGGCTCCATCTGGACCCGCGACGTCGGCCGCGCCCTGCGCGTCTCCCGCGCCGTCCGGGCCGGCAACCTCTCCGTCAACTCCCACTCCAGCGTCCGCTACTGGACCCCGTTCGGCGGCTACCGGCAGTCCGGCCTCGGCCGCGAACTCGGCCCCGACGCACTGACCGCCTTCACCGAAACCAAGAACGTCTTCATCAGCACGGAGGCCTGA
- a CDS encoding FadR/GntR family transcriptional regulator, with product MASTSESADRLTPVLRPVRAGNGFEEALEQILQVVRLGLVPGGQRLPAERELADRMGISRVTLREVLKVLQEQGLVESRRGRYGGTFVLPRVQTADEDELRRRIASVDMEDTLRFREVLEVGAAGLCAAHGLDEAGAGRLRAAVAATHDAPLADYRRQDTLLHLTLAELSGSPTLTAQYAAVRATVNDLLDCIPLLVRNLEHSQHQHTALVDAVLDGDADAAREVMREHCSGTAALLRGFLT from the coding sequence GTGGCCAGTACGAGTGAATCGGCGGACCGGCTGACGCCCGTGCTGCGGCCGGTGCGGGCGGGCAACGGCTTCGAGGAGGCCCTGGAGCAGATCCTCCAGGTCGTGCGGCTCGGTCTGGTGCCCGGCGGGCAGCGGCTGCCCGCCGAACGGGAGCTGGCCGACCGGATGGGGATCAGCCGGGTCACGCTGCGCGAGGTGCTCAAGGTCCTCCAGGAGCAGGGTCTGGTGGAAAGCCGGCGCGGCCGGTACGGCGGCACCTTCGTGCTGCCCCGCGTCCAGACGGCCGACGAGGACGAGCTGCGCCGCCGGATCGCCTCGGTCGACATGGAGGACACCCTGCGCTTCCGTGAGGTCCTCGAGGTGGGCGCGGCGGGGCTCTGCGCGGCCCACGGTCTCGACGAGGCGGGCGCCGGGCGGCTGCGGGCCGCCGTGGCGGCGACCCATGACGCCCCGCTGGCCGATTACCGCCGCCAGGACACCCTGCTCCACCTCACGCTCGCCGAGCTGTCCGGCTCGCCGACGCTGACCGCGCAGTACGCGGCCGTGCGGGCGACCGTGAACGATCTGCTCGACTGCATCCCCCTCCTCGTACGCAATCTGGAGCACTCCCAGCACCAGCACACCGCCCTGGTCGACGCGGTGCTCGACGGGGACGCGGACGCGGCACGCGAGGTGATGCGGGAGCACTGCTCGGGCACGGCGGCGCTGCTGCGGGGCTTCCTGACCTGA
- a CDS encoding gamma-glutamyl-gamma-aminobutyrate hydrolase family protein, with the protein MTKPLIGVTTYLDQARWGVWDMRAALLPAPYPRLVQESGGIAVMLPPDGPEAAAAVVARLDGLVVAGGADVEPVRYGAEPHPRTGPPARERDSWELALIDAALASGTPLLGICRGMQLLNVALGGTLVQHLEGHVEAVGVIGRHAVKPVPGTRYASLVPELAEVPTYHHQAVDRLGTGLAPSAHAEDGTVEAVELAAPAWVLGVQWHPEMGEDLRVMRGLVEAAAAAAATSSASVTPAAAATSAASGAVGRA; encoded by the coding sequence GTGACCAAGCCGCTCATCGGCGTGACCACCTACCTGGACCAGGCCCGTTGGGGGGTGTGGGACATGCGCGCCGCGCTGCTGCCCGCCCCGTACCCGCGGCTCGTGCAGGAGAGCGGGGGGATCGCGGTGATGCTGCCCCCGGACGGGCCGGAGGCCGCCGCGGCGGTGGTGGCCCGGCTCGACGGGCTGGTCGTCGCGGGCGGTGCGGACGTCGAGCCCGTACGGTACGGGGCCGAGCCCCACCCCCGTACCGGCCCGCCGGCCAGGGAGCGGGACTCCTGGGAGCTGGCCCTGATCGACGCGGCGCTCGCCTCGGGGACCCCGTTGCTCGGCATCTGCCGGGGGATGCAGCTCCTGAACGTGGCCCTGGGCGGGACGCTGGTCCAGCATCTCGAGGGGCATGTGGAGGCGGTCGGGGTGATCGGCCGGCACGCGGTGAAGCCGGTGCCGGGCACCCGGTACGCCTCGCTGGTCCCGGAACTCGCCGAGGTCCCGACCTATCACCACCAGGCGGTCGACCGGCTGGGCACGGGACTCGCGCCCTCGGCGCACGCGGAGGACGGCACGGTGGAGGCGGTGGAACTCGCGGCCCCGGCCTGGGTCCTCGGCGTCCAGTGGCATCCGGAGATGGGCGAGGACCTGCGGGTGATGCGGGGCCTGGTCGAGGCGGCGGCAGCGGCTGCGGCAACCTCATCGGCGTCGGTGACACCGGCGGCGGCGGCGACTTCGGCGGCGTCGGGCGCGGTGGGGCGCGCCTGA
- a CDS encoding purine-cytosine permease family protein, protein MASTIPDPLPRSQDAAVTPPASDRPGRIEAHGIDHIPDSERHGHPRELFSVWAAANVNYLSLVIGGALVLMGLSLWQAIAVTVVGNLFWLLTGLLATSGPAAGAPSEVITRAVYGVLGNRVNNAVGGWLVSVCYFALNLAAAATAAFALVEKTGMTATTPVKVAVIVIIAALTLVISVYGHGLIIKLYLPITLVLAGAFTVVAFAVLRHADFSYTPAARVTGVDLWALLLAGTTMVASGPLSYTTSADFSRYLPRTASKKAIIGWTALGAFVPSIVVGSLGAFAATAVDMTDPQTALQEILPGWFVPVFLLALVLGTIAINALTAYSAGLALQAVGLRIRRSVSVLFDGAVAIALTLYGLLVSNFLDTVSNALQVITVLIGPLMAIYATDVLLRRCRYDGVALSDETPGGPFWYTAGVNVAGASALVVGVTTAALCVNTVYTGPVAAALGGIDLSLPVGMGVSAALYALLMRNDRTVLAARAAV, encoded by the coding sequence ATGGCTTCCACGATCCCCGATCCGCTCCCACGCTCTCAGGACGCAGCGGTCACCCCGCCGGCCTCCGACCGGCCCGGCCGCATCGAGGCCCACGGCATCGACCACATCCCCGATTCCGAGCGCCACGGGCACCCCCGCGAGCTGTTCTCGGTCTGGGCGGCGGCGAACGTCAACTACCTCAGCCTCGTCATCGGCGGCGCCCTCGTCCTGATGGGCCTGAGCCTCTGGCAGGCCATCGCGGTGACCGTCGTCGGCAACCTCTTCTGGCTGCTCACGGGCCTGTTGGCCACCTCGGGGCCGGCGGCCGGCGCGCCCAGCGAGGTGATCACCCGGGCGGTCTACGGCGTCCTCGGCAACCGGGTGAACAACGCGGTCGGCGGCTGGCTCGTCTCCGTCTGCTACTTCGCCCTCAACCTGGCCGCCGCGGCCACCGCCGCCTTCGCGCTGGTCGAGAAGACCGGCATGACCGCGACGACCCCGGTGAAAGTGGCGGTCATCGTGATCATCGCCGCACTCACGCTGGTCATCAGCGTCTACGGGCACGGCCTGATCATCAAGCTGTACCTGCCGATCACCCTGGTCCTGGCCGGGGCGTTCACCGTCGTCGCGTTCGCCGTGCTGCGGCACGCGGACTTCTCGTACACCCCCGCCGCGCGGGTCACCGGCGTCGACCTCTGGGCCCTGCTGCTCGCGGGCACCACGATGGTCGCCTCGGGCCCGCTCTCGTACACGACGAGCGCGGACTTCTCCCGCTACCTGCCCCGTACGGCCTCGAAGAAGGCGATCATCGGCTGGACCGCGCTCGGCGCCTTCGTGCCCAGCATCGTCGTCGGCTCGCTGGGCGCCTTCGCGGCCACCGCCGTCGACATGACGGACCCGCAGACCGCCCTCCAGGAGATCCTGCCCGGCTGGTTCGTCCCGGTCTTCCTGCTCGCCCTGGTCCTCGGCACCATCGCCATCAACGCCCTGACCGCGTACAGCGCCGGACTCGCGCTCCAGGCCGTCGGCCTGCGCATCCGGCGCTCCGTCAGCGTCCTCTTCGACGGGGCCGTCGCCATCGCCCTGACCCTGTACGGGCTGCTGGTCTCCAACTTCCTGGACACCGTGAGCAACGCGCTCCAGGTGATCACCGTCCTCATCGGCCCCCTGATGGCGATCTACGCCACCGACGTCCTGCTGCGGCGCTGCCGTTACGACGGGGTCGCGCTCTCGGACGAGACGCCCGGCGGCCCGTTCTGGTACACCGCCGGCGTCAACGTGGCGGGCGCCTCCGCCCTGGTCGTCGGCGTCACCACCGCCGCGCTCTGCGTCAACACCGTCTACACCGGACCGGTCGCCGCCGCCCTCGGCGGCATCGACCTCTCCCTCCCGGTCGGCATGGGCGTCTCCGCCGCCCTCTACGCCCTCCTGATGCGGAACGACCGCACGGTGCTCGCCGCCCGCGCGGCCGTCTGA
- a CDS encoding TetR/AcrR family transcriptional regulator yields MPSSVQRKRVRKTPEARRAEIVETAARVALTEGLECVTLRRIADELSVRPGLISHYFPSAEDLVGEAFSVAATGELDALLPADRPHGTPTQYLARYFALSAGEDYDDISRLWINARHLSRYRSVLRDRVAEQELASDDRLEQLIREGVERGEFRTDDPRATAIQILVVLDGLGAHANTDRSNRPAAVTRLALTTAERELGLAHGALTDIPPPAVPS; encoded by the coding sequence ATGCCGTCAAGCGTCCAGCGCAAGAGAGTTCGGAAAACTCCCGAAGCCCGGCGGGCCGAGATCGTGGAGACCGCCGCACGCGTGGCCCTGACCGAGGGCCTCGAGTGCGTCACCCTGCGGCGGATCGCCGACGAGCTCTCCGTCCGGCCCGGTCTGATCAGCCACTACTTCCCCTCGGCGGAGGACCTGGTGGGCGAGGCGTTCAGCGTGGCCGCCACCGGCGAGCTGGACGCACTGCTCCCCGCCGACCGGCCGCACGGGACCCCCACGCAGTACCTCGCGCGGTACTTCGCCCTCTCGGCCGGAGAGGACTACGACGACATCAGCCGCCTCTGGATCAACGCCCGGCACCTCAGCCGGTACCGGTCCGTCCTGCGCGACCGGGTGGCCGAGCAGGAACTCGCCTCCGACGACCGCCTGGAGCAGCTGATCCGCGAGGGCGTCGAGCGCGGCGAGTTCCGCACGGACGACCCGCGCGCCACGGCCATCCAGATCCTGGTGGTCCTCGACGGCCTCGGCGCCCACGCCAACACCGACCGGAGCAACCGCCCGGCGGCCGTGACGCGTCTGGCGCTCACCACGGCGGAACGCGAACTCGGCCTGGCGCACGGGGCGCTGACCGACATACCACCACCGGCCGTGCCCTCCTGA
- a CDS encoding 3-oxoacyl-ACP reductase, whose product MSNEENICRRLVGRTAVITGAGSGIGLATARRLASEGANVVCGDIDATAGKAAAEEVGGTFVQVDVTDPEQVEALFRTAFDTYGSVDIAFNNAGISPPEDDSILETGLEAWKRVQDVNLTSVYLCCKAALPYMRRQGKGSIINTASFVAIMGAATSQISYTASKGGVLAMSRELGVQFAREGIRVNALCPGPVNTPLLQELFAKDPERAARRLVHIPVGRFAEPEEIAAAVAFLASDDSSFVNASDFLVDGGIAGAYVTPL is encoded by the coding sequence ATGAGCAACGAAGAGAACATCTGCCGCCGCCTCGTCGGCCGTACCGCCGTCATCACCGGAGCCGGCAGCGGCATCGGCCTCGCCACCGCCCGCCGGCTCGCCTCCGAGGGCGCGAACGTCGTCTGCGGCGACATCGACGCGACGGCCGGCAAGGCCGCCGCCGAAGAGGTCGGCGGCACCTTCGTCCAGGTCGACGTCACCGACCCCGAGCAGGTCGAGGCACTGTTCAGGACCGCCTTCGACACCTACGGCTCCGTCGACATCGCCTTCAACAACGCCGGCATCTCGCCCCCCGAGGACGACTCCATCCTGGAGACCGGCCTGGAGGCCTGGAAGCGCGTCCAGGACGTCAACCTGACCTCCGTGTACCTCTGCTGCAAGGCGGCCCTGCCCTACATGCGCCGCCAGGGCAAGGGCTCCATCATCAACACCGCCTCGTTCGTCGCCATCATGGGCGCCGCCACGAGCCAGATCTCCTACACCGCCTCCAAGGGCGGCGTGCTCGCCATGTCCCGCGAGCTGGGCGTCCAGTTCGCCCGCGAGGGCATCCGCGTCAACGCCCTCTGCCCCGGGCCCGTCAACACCCCGCTGCTCCAGGAGCTGTTCGCCAAGGACCCCGAGCGGGCCGCGCGCCGCCTCGTCCACATCCCCGTCGGCCGCTTCGCCGAGCCCGAGGAGATCGCCGCCGCCGTCGCCTTCCTCGCGAGCGACGACTCCTCCTTCGTCAACGCCAGCGACTTCCTGGTGGACGGCGGCATCGCGGGCGCGTACGTGACGCCGCTCTAG
- a CDS encoding glutamine synthetase family protein, translating into MADRKPPLAVEELRALVASGEIDTVVLAFPDMQGRLQGKRFAAPFFLDEVLGHGTEGCNYLLAVDTEMNTVDGYAMSSWDRGYGDFAMHADLTTLRRLPWNEATAMVTADLAWADGTPVVAAPRQILRRQLERLAEHGLTAHVGTELEFIVFKDSYEQAWDANYRGLTPANQYNIDYSVLGTGRIEPLLRRIRNEMTAAGLTVESAKGECNPGQHEIAFKYDEALVTCDQHAVYKTGAKEIAAQEGHSLTFMAKYNEREGNSCHIHLSLQNADGENVMAGDDEHGMSATMRHFLAGQLAALRDFSLLYAPNINSYKRFQPGSFAPTAVAWGHDNRTCSLRVVGHGRSTRFENRLPGGDVNPYLAVAGLVAAGLHGIEQRLELPPPCTGNAYTAEYAHVPTTLREAAELWDTSEIAKAAFGDEVVAHYRNMARVELDAFDAAVTDWELRRSFERL; encoded by the coding sequence GTGGCAGACCGCAAACCCCCGCTCGCCGTCGAGGAGCTACGCGCCCTCGTCGCGAGCGGCGAGATCGACACCGTCGTCCTGGCCTTCCCCGACATGCAGGGGCGGCTCCAGGGCAAGCGGTTCGCCGCCCCGTTCTTCCTGGACGAGGTACTCGGCCACGGCACCGAGGGCTGCAACTACCTGCTGGCCGTCGACACCGAGATGAACACCGTCGACGGCTACGCCATGTCCTCCTGGGACCGCGGCTACGGCGACTTCGCGATGCACGCCGACCTCACCACCCTCCGCCGCCTCCCCTGGAACGAGGCCACCGCCATGGTGACCGCGGACCTCGCCTGGGCCGACGGCACCCCCGTCGTCGCCGCACCCCGCCAGATCCTCCGCCGCCAGCTGGAGCGCCTCGCGGAACACGGCCTCACCGCCCACGTCGGCACCGAACTCGAGTTCATCGTCTTCAAGGACAGCTACGAGCAGGCCTGGGACGCGAACTACCGCGGCCTCACCCCCGCCAACCAGTACAACATCGACTACTCCGTCCTGGGTACCGGACGCATCGAACCCCTGCTGCGCCGCATCCGCAACGAGATGACCGCCGCCGGACTCACCGTCGAGTCCGCCAAGGGCGAGTGCAACCCCGGCCAGCACGAGATCGCCTTCAAGTACGACGAGGCCCTCGTCACCTGCGACCAGCACGCCGTCTACAAGACGGGAGCCAAGGAGATCGCCGCCCAGGAGGGCCACTCGCTCACCTTCATGGCGAAGTACAACGAGCGCGAGGGCAACTCCTGCCACATCCACCTCTCCCTCCAGAACGCCGACGGAGAGAACGTGATGGCCGGGGACGACGAGCACGGCATGTCCGCGACCATGCGGCACTTCCTCGCCGGACAGCTCGCCGCCCTCCGCGACTTCTCCCTCCTCTACGCCCCCAACATCAACTCCTACAAACGGTTCCAGCCCGGCTCCTTCGCGCCCACCGCCGTCGCCTGGGGCCACGACAACCGCACCTGCTCCCTCCGGGTCGTCGGCCACGGCCGCTCCACCCGCTTCGAGAACCGCCTCCCCGGCGGCGACGTCAACCCGTACCTCGCCGTGGCCGGCCTGGTCGCCGCCGGTCTGCACGGCATCGAGCAGCGGCTCGAACTCCCCCCGCCCTGCACCGGGAACGCCTACACCGCCGAGTACGCGCACGTCCCCACCACCCTGCGCGAGGCCGCCGAACTCTGGGACACCAGCGAGATCGCCAAGGCCGCCTTCGGCGACGAGGTCGTCGCCCACTACCGCAACATGGCCCGCGTCGAACTCGACGCCTTCGACGCCGCCGTGACCGACTGGGAACTGCGCCGCTCCTTCGAACGCCTCTGA
- the eat gene encoding ethanolamine permease: MTLEDTTGSTPGGTTPPKDDYLERRALRRGSAGWLLLTGLGVAYVVSGDFSGWNIGLSKGGFGGLAVATVLMGAMYACLVFALAELSAILPTAGGGYGFARRALGTWGGFLTGTAILIEYVLAPAAISIFIGDYVESLGLFGLESGWPVYLVCFALFIGIHLWGVGEALRFSLVVTAIAVAALVVFALGALTDFHVDGLNDIPVDGEAFGSNSWLPFGLLGIWAAFPFGMWFFLGVEGVPLAAEEAKDPVRSMPRALAISMGVLVLLAVMTFFAATGAHGSAAVQEAGNPLVVALQGDGEPTALSRFVNYAGLAGLVASFFSLIYAGSRQLFALSRAGYLPRFLSLTSRRKSPYLGLLIPGAIGFALAAGTGDGARMLNIAVFGATISYALMALSHIVLRRREPGLHRPYRTPGGIVTSSVAFVLALSALVATFLVDRTAAFMALGVYVIALAYFAFYSRHHLVARAPEEEFAALAAAEAELERD, translated from the coding sequence ATGACGCTCGAAGACACGACCGGGAGCACACCCGGGGGCACGACCCCGCCGAAGGACGACTACCTGGAGCGCCGGGCGCTGCGCCGCGGCAGCGCCGGATGGCTGCTGCTCACCGGGCTCGGTGTCGCCTACGTCGTCTCCGGGGACTTCTCCGGCTGGAACATCGGCCTGTCGAAGGGCGGCTTCGGCGGACTCGCCGTCGCCACCGTCCTGATGGGCGCGATGTACGCCTGTCTGGTCTTCGCGCTCGCCGAACTCTCCGCCATCCTGCCCACCGCGGGCGGCGGTTACGGCTTCGCCCGCCGGGCGCTCGGCACCTGGGGCGGGTTCCTCACCGGGACCGCGATCCTCATCGAGTACGTCCTCGCCCCGGCCGCGATCTCGATCTTCATCGGCGACTATGTCGAGTCCCTCGGCCTCTTCGGCCTGGAGTCCGGCTGGCCCGTCTACCTGGTCTGCTTCGCGCTGTTCATCGGGATCCACCTCTGGGGCGTGGGCGAGGCCCTGCGCTTCAGCCTCGTCGTGACGGCGATCGCGGTCGCGGCGCTCGTCGTCTTCGCGCTCGGCGCCCTCACCGACTTCCACGTGGACGGCCTGAACGACATCCCGGTCGACGGCGAGGCCTTCGGCTCCAACTCCTGGCTGCCGTTCGGCCTGTTGGGGATCTGGGCCGCCTTCCCCTTCGGCATGTGGTTCTTCCTGGGCGTCGAGGGCGTGCCACTTGCCGCCGAGGAGGCGAAGGACCCGGTCAGGTCGATGCCGAGGGCGCTCGCGATCTCCATGGGCGTCCTGGTACTGCTCGCCGTGATGACCTTCTTCGCCGCGACCGGGGCGCACGGCTCGGCCGCCGTCCAGGAGGCGGGCAACCCGCTCGTCGTGGCGCTCCAGGGCGACGGGGAGCCGACCGCGCTCAGCCGCTTCGTGAACTACGCGGGCCTCGCCGGTCTGGTGGCCTCCTTCTTCTCCCTCATCTACGCCGGCTCGCGCCAGCTCTTCGCGCTCTCCCGGGCGGGCTACCTGCCCCGCTTCCTCTCCCTCACCAGTCGCCGGAAGTCGCCGTACCTGGGACTGCTCATCCCGGGCGCGATCGGCTTCGCGCTGGCCGCCGGGACCGGCGACGGGGCCCGGATGCTCAACATCGCCGTCTTCGGCGCCACCATCTCGTACGCCCTGATGGCGCTCTCCCACATCGTGCTGCGGCGCCGCGAGCCGGGACTGCACCGGCCGTACCGCACGCCCGGCGGGATCGTGACCTCCTCGGTGGCGTTCGTACTGGCCCTGTCGGCCCTGGTCGCGACCTTCCTGGTGGACCGGACGGCGGCGTTCATGGCGCTCGGGGTGTACGTGATCGCCCTCGCCTACTTCGCGTTCTACAGTCGGCACCATCTGGTGGCCAGGGCGCCCGAGGAGGAGTTCGCGGCGCTCGCCGCGGCCGAGGCCGAACTCGAACGCGACTGA